A genome region from Prochlorococcus marinus CUG1417 includes the following:
- a CDS encoding ClC family H(+)/Cl(-) exchange transporter encodes MPNFIKDNIQKTSNNSSRSIKKLLKQRSLVVAFSLLLTGLGASITSISFKTGIYFINNWRLALLNQFPSIAVLPIFGALGGAIAGYLIKNIAPAAKGSGVSQIMGFLRHKKVPMNLKVGLVKLISGIIAIGSGFPLGPEGPSVQMGGSVAWQMAKWLKAPAAFRRVIVAAGGGAGIAAVFSAPLGGFVYAIEELLNSAKPVILLLVIITTFIADSSADIIQALGLDPKAGGFDFNLGFLIQKEYDPSVFFLPVDFIYLVLLGIIIGIFAELYSRYVLLMQNLGKKWYKNKFVLKMSICGLILGSIYSCLPSTFHNLDELQKIIAEQNTSIGIALLAVLVLFITTGLAAASGAPGGLFYPMLTLGGSIGLIMGSWVEIATGHAPSTYIFAGMGAFVAGCSRTPITAMFLAFALTKNLLIMKPVLISCIASFLIARAFNEESIYERQIQIELED; translated from the coding sequence ATGCCAAACTTTATAAAAGATAATATTCAAAAAACAAGTAATAATTCTTCTCGTAGCATCAAAAAATTATTAAAGCAAAGATCTCTAGTCGTTGCATTTTCGCTCTTATTAACAGGTTTAGGGGCCTCAATTACAAGCATATCTTTTAAAACTGGAATCTATTTTATTAATAATTGGAGATTGGCATTATTAAACCAATTCCCATCTATTGCGGTCTTACCTATTTTTGGAGCTCTAGGCGGAGCTATTGCAGGATATTTGATCAAAAATATAGCACCTGCTGCAAAAGGTTCGGGTGTTAGTCAAATCATGGGTTTCTTAAGACATAAAAAAGTTCCAATGAACTTAAAAGTAGGATTAGTAAAGCTAATATCAGGAATTATTGCTATTGGTAGTGGATTCCCTTTGGGTCCAGAAGGTCCATCAGTTCAAATGGGAGGATCAGTGGCTTGGCAAATGGCCAAGTGGCTCAAAGCTCCTGCAGCTTTCAGAAGAGTAATAGTAGCAGCAGGTGGAGGTGCTGGAATAGCCGCAGTATTTAGCGCTCCATTAGGAGGGTTTGTCTATGCAATAGAAGAGTTATTAAACTCTGCTAAACCAGTAATTTTGCTATTAGTAATAATTACAACTTTTATTGCAGATTCGTCTGCTGATATTATTCAAGCATTGGGCTTAGATCCTAAAGCAGGAGGCTTTGATTTTAACCTCGGATTTTTGATTCAAAAAGAATATGACCCATCAGTTTTTTTCTTACCTGTAGATTTTATTTACTTAGTTTTACTAGGAATAATTATTGGGATATTTGCAGAATTGTACAGCAGATATGTTTTATTAATGCAAAATCTTGGGAAAAAGTGGTATAAAAATAAATTTGTTTTAAAAATGAGTATCTGTGGACTTATTTTAGGAAGTATCTACTCTTGCTTACCCAGTACATTTCATAATTTAGATGAATTGCAGAAAATAATAGCCGAACAAAATACAAGTATTGGAATTGCTTTATTAGCAGTTTTAGTGCTATTTATCACGACAGGTTTAGCTGCAGCTTCTGGAGCTCCTGGAGGATTATTCTATCCAATGCTTACTTTAGGAGGGTCAATCGGACTAATAATGGGAAGCTGGGTAGAAATTGCAACAGGGCACGCTCCAAGTACATACATTTTTGCGGGAATGGGAGCTTTCGTAGCAGGATGTTCACGAACACCAATAACAGCAATGTTTTTGGCTTTTGCTTTAACAAAAAATTTATTAATAATGAAACCTGTCTTAATCAGCTGCATTGCCAGTTTCTTGATAGCAAGAGCTTTTAATGAAGAATCAATTTATGAAAGACAAATACAAATAGAATTAGAAGACTAA